GCTGATGTCGTCGAAGCCGGCGAGGCCGATGTCGCGGGGGACCTCCAGGCCCTGCTCGCGCCCGGCCACCATGGCGCCGACGGCCATGACGTCGTTGACGGCGAAGACGCAGTCGAGCTCGCCGATGCGGCCGAGCAGCGTGCTCATGGCCTGGTAGCCGCCGTCGCGGGTGAACGCGCCGTGGACGACGAACGCGGGGTCGAGGTCGATGCCGGAGCGGCCGAGCCCTTCGCGGAACCCGTGGACGCGGTCGCGCGCCGTCAGCATGGCGTCGGGACCGGCCAGCACGCCGAAGCGGCGGTAGCCGAGGTCGACCAGCGACGTGGCGAGTTCACGGGCGCCGAGGCGGTTCTCGATGACGACGGTGTCGACGGGGAGCTGCTTCTGCGAGATCGCGACGACGTTGCCGCCGTCGTTCTCGAAGATGTCGATCTCGCGGCGCAGCGCCTCGGCGACCGGGCTGTCGTCCATGCGGCTGCCGGCGAGGATGACGGCGCGGCTGCGCTGCCCGCGCAGCGCGACGAGGTAGTCGACCTCGCGCTCGGGCCGGCGCAGCGTGCTGCCGAGCGTGACGAGGACGTGGTGTCCCTCGGCGGCCTCCATGACGCCGGCGGCGATGGAGGAGAAGTAGGGGTCGGCGATGTCGTGCACCACCAGGCCGACGACGTTGGTGCGGCCCCGCGCCATGGCCTGGGCCTGCGCGTTCGCGGCATAGTTGAGGCTGCGGGCGGCGGCGAGGACGCGCTCACGCAGGTCGTCGCCGACCTTGCGGGTGCTGCCGTTCAACGCGCGCGACGCCGTGGCCAGCGAGACGCCGGCGCGGGCTGCGACGTCCATCAGCGTGACCGAACCGCGCGGTTGCTCGGCCATGACTCTCCCGTCGTCCGAAGGAATGCGCTTCCACGATAGACCTCGCGGCCCGGTGTGGTTCGCAGGACGGCACGAGGAGAGTTCGTCAGTATGTTAGTTTGTCTAGACAAAGTCTGGAGGGAGCGCGCATGCGTGTGGGGTTCGTCGGGGTCGGCCGCATCGGGGCGGCGCACGCGCAGGTGGTGCGCGACCATCCGGCGGTGACGGCGGTGCGGGTGGCCGACGCCGACCCGGTCCGGGCCGGCAAGGTCGCCGCCGAGCTGGGCGTCGAGGCCGTCGCCACGCCGGCCGAGGCGTTCACGGACGTCGACGCGGTCGTCATCGCGGCCGCGACGTCGGCGCACGCCGAGCTGATGATCGCCGCCGCCGAAGCCGGGCTGCCGGTGTTCTGCGAGAAGCCGGTCGCCCCCGACGTCGCCGGGACGCGCGCCGTCCTGGCCGCGGTCGAGGCCGCGGGCGTCGCGACGCAGATCGGGTTCCAGCGCCGGTTCGACGCCGGCTACACCGCCGCCCGCGAGGCGGTGCGGACGGGCGCGCTCGGCGAGGTCCGCCGGCTGCACCTCATCACCGCCGACGCCGAGCCGCCGCACCCGTCGTACGTCCCGACCTCCGGCGGCATCTACCGCGACTGCCACATCCACGACTTCGACATCCTGCGCTGGGTCACCGGCCGCGAGGTCACCACGGTGTACGCGACCGGCGCCAACCGCGGCGCCGAGGTCTTCGCCGCCAGCGGCGACGTCGACGAGTCGGCGGCCGTGCTGACGCTCGACGACGGCACGCTGGCGACGCTGCAGGGCTCGCGCTACAACGGCGCCGGCTACGACGTGCGCATGGAGGTCGCCGGCACCGCCGGCACCCATGTCGTCGGGCTGGACGAGCACGCCGCGCTGACCTCCGCCGAGCCCGGCGTCACGTTCCCCGGCGGCACGCCGTTCCGCGAGTTCTGGTCCCGGTTCCGGCCCGCCTACGAGGCCGAGATCGCCGCGTTCGTCGACGTCGCCCGCGGCGAGCGGGAGAGCCCGTGCACCGTCGCCGACGCGCTGGAGAGCTTCTACGTCGCCGAGGCGGCGACGCTCTCGCGCACCGAAGGCCGCGTCGTCAGGATTGCTGAGGTGAAGGTGTGAACTTCGAAGTGCTGACCATCGGCCGCGTCGGCGTCGACATCTATCCTGAGATACCCCCGGGCCAGGCAGGCGTCGGCCTCGACGACGCCACCACGTTCACAAAATACCTCGGCGGCTCCGCCACCAACGTCGCCGTCGCCGCCGCGCGGCACGGCCGCCGTTCCGCCGTCATCACCCGCAC
This Jiangella alba DNA region includes the following protein-coding sequences:
- a CDS encoding Gfo/Idh/MocA family protein produces the protein MRVGFVGVGRIGAAHAQVVRDHPAVTAVRVADADPVRAGKVAAELGVEAVATPAEAFTDVDAVVIAAATSAHAELMIAAAEAGLPVFCEKPVAPDVAGTRAVLAAVEAAGVATQIGFQRRFDAGYTAAREAVRTGALGEVRRLHLITADAEPPHPSYVPTSGGIYRDCHIHDFDILRWVTGREVTTVYATGANRGAEVFAASGDVDESAAVLTLDDGTLATLQGSRYNGAGYDVRMEVAGTAGTHVVGLDEHAALTSAEPGVTFPGGTPFREFWSRFRPAYEAEIAAFVDVARGERESPCTVADALESFYVAEAATLSRTEGRVVRIAEVKV
- a CDS encoding LacI family DNA-binding transcriptional regulator, which produces MAEQPRGSVTLMDVAARAGVSLATASRALNGSTRKVGDDLRERVLAAARSLNYAANAQAQAMARGRTNVVGLVVHDIADPYFSSIAAGVMEAAEGHHVLVTLGSTLRRPEREVDYLVALRGQRSRAVILAGSRMDDSPVAEALRREIDIFENDGGNVVAISQKQLPVDTVVIENRLGARELATSLVDLGYRRFGVLAGPDAMLTARDRVHGFREGLGRSGIDLDPAFVVHGAFTRDGGYQAMSTLLGRIGELDCVFAVNDVMAVGAMVAGREQGLEVPRDIGLAGFDDISTLRDVNPALTTVRLPLEKVGASAFELVLSAADRTKPRTRRIKGEVVLRQSTRTVAASPA